In Caldicellulosiruptor morganii, the following proteins share a genomic window:
- a CDS encoding Maf family protein, which translates to MKRIILASSSPRRIELLKQFGIKFEVLPSNIDEVISNDLPPEENVTILAKKKGEEVLNRLGEDAKDSLIISADTIVFVEGDILGKPSDEKQAFYMLKKISGKSHIVYTGVCVIDTSKNHILSDFEKSYVYIKNMTDEEILRYIQTGEPFDKAGAYAIQGFGSLIVEKIEGCFYNVVGLPLYKLNTMLQKLGYDLMKGEL; encoded by the coding sequence GTGAAGAGAATAATACTTGCTTCTTCTTCACCACGCCGAATTGAGCTTTTAAAGCAGTTTGGAATAAAATTTGAAGTACTTCCCTCAAACATAGATGAAGTAATTTCCAATGACTTGCCACCTGAAGAAAATGTGACTATTCTAGCTAAGAAAAAAGGTGAAGAGGTTTTAAATAGGCTGGGTGAAGATGCAAAAGACTCTTTGATAATCTCAGCAGATACAATTGTTTTTGTAGAAGGCGATATTCTTGGTAAGCCATCGGATGAAAAGCAGGCTTTTTACATGTTAAAGAAAATAAGTGGTAAATCCCATATAGTTTATACAGGTGTTTGTGTAATCGATACTTCTAAAAATCATATTTTGTCTGATTTTGAAAAGAGCTATGTTTATATAAAAAATATGACCGATGAAGAAATACTAAGGTATATACAAACAGGAGAGCCTTTTGATAAGGCAGGAGCTTATGCAATCCAGGGATTTGGAAGTTTAATAGTTGAAAAAATAGAAGGATGTTTTTATAATGTTGTTGGTCTTCCTTTATACAAACTAAACACTATGCTACAAAAATTAGGATATGACTTAATGAAAGGAGAATTATGA
- a CDS encoding ATP-binding protein has translation MNELSLYILDLVQNSIEAGATIVKIEIIEDLVNDKFSISVKDNGKGIPKDVITKVTDPFYTTRKTRKVGLGLALASQLAKDCNGKFSVDSSGKGTEVKIELQNSHIDRPPLGNIIDTLLTLIATAPQVDFVYIHKTDKGVFAFDTKKLKDILGEDVPLNLPSVLEFIKRELSDGLSNLFGGANIND, from the coding sequence TTGAATGAACTTTCACTTTATATACTTGACCTTGTGCAAAATTCAATCGAGGCAGGAGCGACAATTGTAAAGATTGAGATTATTGAAGATTTGGTCAATGATAAATTTTCAATTTCAGTTAAGGACAATGGCAAAGGTATACCAAAGGATGTAATAACTAAGGTAACTGATCCTTTTTATACCACAAGGAAGACAAGAAAAGTGGGACTTGGTTTAGCACTTGCCTCACAGCTTGCAAAAGATTGCAATGGAAAGTTTTCTGTTGACTCATCAGGAAAAGGGACAGAGGTAAAAATTGAGCTGCAAAATTCTCATATTGACAGACCACCACTTGGGAATATTATTGATACCCTCTTGACTCTGATAGCAACTGCGCCCCAGGTAGATTTTGTTTATATACACAAAACTGACAAAGGAGTGTTTGCTTTTGATACAAAAAAATTAAAAGATATTCTTGGGGAAGATGTACCTCTCAATTTGCCAAGTGTTTTGGAGTTTATTAAAAGGGAGCTTTCGGATGGGTTATCAAATTTATTTGGAGGTGCAAATATAAATGATTAA
- a CDS encoding DRTGG domain-containing protein, with the protein MPRVSHLKKYFNLVNDVVKDDIYENVYIGDILSFAISHIKDNSIWITIQNNVNVIAIATLRDVKAIILTEGVKPDTSMLNKSKQESIPVFTTELSHFETAKLLILQEKEGRNETLL; encoded by the coding sequence ATGCCAAGAGTTTCACACCTTAAAAAATATTTCAATCTTGTCAATGATGTTGTCAAGGATGATATATATGAAAATGTATACATTGGAGATATTTTGAGTTTTGCAATCTCGCATATCAAGGACAATAGTATCTGGATTACCATTCAAAACAATGTAAATGTAATTGCAATTGCCACTTTGAGGGACGTGAAGGCTATTATATTGACAGAAGGTGTAAAGCCGGATACCAGTATGCTTAATAAATCCAAACAGGAAAGCATTCCTGTTTTTACAACCGAGCTGTCTCATTTTGAGACAGCAAAACTACTCATTCTTCAAGAAAAGGAAGGTCGAAATGAAACTCTACTATGA
- a CDS encoding ATP-binding protein, whose amino-acid sequence MLLTMEFDIKAGDFVLAGETSSKIKETLKKLGVKPEILKKVAIVSYEAEMNIVIHSVGGVLKAIISKDKIEIIAEDRGPGIEDIELAMMEGYSTAPEEIRNLGFGAGMGLPNMKKYSDHFEIESQKGSGTRVYMVVYNK is encoded by the coding sequence ATGCTGCTTACTATGGAATTTGACATCAAAGCCGGAGATTTTGTATTAGCAGGTGAAACTTCAAGTAAGATTAAGGAGACTTTAAAAAAACTTGGTGTAAAACCTGAGATTTTGAAGAAGGTTGCTATTGTTTCATACGAGGCAGAAATGAATATTGTAATACATTCTGTTGGTGGAGTTTTAAAAGCGATAATCTCAAAGGACAAAATTGAAATAATCGCCGAAGACAGAGGACCAGGAATTGAAGATATTGAACTTGCGATGATGGAAGGATATTCTACTGCACCTGAAGAAATAAGAAACTTGGGATTTGGTGCAGGAATGGGACTTCCTAACATGAAAAAGTATTCTGACCATTTTGAAATAGAATCACAAAAGGGAAGCGGTACACGGGTTTATATGGTGGTGTATAACAAATAA
- the nuoE gene encoding NADH-quinone oxidoreductase subunit NuoE: protein MSCCQGKNLTEENFKKLDEIIERNKSRKGALIPVLHEAQELFGYLPYEVQKRIAEGLNIPMAEVYGVATFYTRFTLKPTGDHKISVCMGTACYVKGADKILDKLKELLKIDVGGTTEDGKFSIEATRCLGACGLAPVVVIDNTVYGKLAPEDIENILSRY from the coding sequence ATGTCTTGTTGCCAGGGCAAAAACCTTACTGAGGAAAATTTTAAAAAACTTGATGAGATTATTGAAAGAAACAAATCAAGAAAAGGTGCTTTGATTCCAGTTTTACACGAAGCACAGGAGCTGTTTGGATATTTACCATATGAAGTGCAAAAGAGAATTGCAGAAGGTTTGAACATTCCAATGGCAGAGGTTTATGGTGTTGCAACATTTTATACCAGATTTACATTAAAACCAACCGGTGACCACAAGATTAGTGTATGCATGGGAACTGCATGCTATGTTAAAGGTGCAGACAAAATTTTAGATAAGCTAAAAGAACTTCTAAAGATAGACGTTGGTGGCACAACTGAAGATGGTAAATTTTCAATAGAAGCAACAAGGTGTTTGGGGGCATGTGGGCTTGCACCGGTTGTCGTAATTGACAATACTGTTTATGGGAAATTGGCGCCCGAAGATATTGAAAATATCTTGTCAAGATATTAA
- a CDS encoding PHP domain-containing protein, translating to MKLYYDLHIHSALSPCADNDMTPNNIINMAKIKKLDVISVTDHNSTLNLKEFLKVAKRLDILFIPGVEIETCEEIHVLLYFKDFSVVEEFQKIIEENLSDMALREDIYGNQLLVDSEDNVVGNYKKLLLQPLNLSISQVYEISQFYNTVFVPAHINRQSYGIIGRLGLLPEELKDVFVFEVSKINEFEFLKFLPKCNNCIFLHSSDAHHLWEINEREFFIESDILYTIFFK from the coding sequence ATGAAACTCTACTATGACCTGCACATTCACTCTGCTCTTTCGCCGTGTGCTGACAACGACATGACACCGAACAATATAATAAATATGGCAAAGATAAAGAAACTGGATGTGATTTCTGTAACAGATCACAATTCTACATTAAATTTGAAGGAGTTCTTGAAGGTTGCAAAACGTCTTGATATTTTATTTATTCCAGGTGTTGAGATAGAAACATGTGAAGAGATTCATGTTCTTTTGTATTTCAAAGACTTCTCAGTAGTAGAAGAGTTTCAGAAGATTATAGAAGAAAACCTGTCAGATATGGCTCTCAGAGAGGATATATATGGAAATCAATTGCTGGTTGACAGTGAGGATAATGTTGTTGGAAATTACAAAAAACTGTTGCTTCAGCCCTTAAATTTGAGCATATCTCAAGTTTATGAGATTTCACAGTTTTACAACACCGTTTTTGTGCCGGCCCATATCAACAGACAGTCCTACGGAATAATTGGGAGACTGGGGCTATTGCCGGAAGAACTGAAAGATGTTTTTGTTTTTGAAGTTTCCAAAATCAACGAATTCGAATTTTTGAAGTTTTTACCCAAATGTAATAACTGCATCTTTTTGCATTCTTCAGATGCACATCATTTGTGGGAAATTAACGAAAGAGAGTTTTTTATTGAAAGTGATATACTGTATACAATATTCTTCAAATAA
- a CDS encoding NADH-dependent [FeFe] hydrogenase, group A6, protein MEKVNIIIDGKKFQVPKDYTVLQAAREAGVEIPTLCYLKGINEIGACRMCVVEVKGARSLQAACVYPVSEGMEVITNSERVRRARKVNLELILSNHDRSCLTCVRSGNCELQKLAEDLNVKQIRYEGENIRRPLDDFSPSVVRDPNKCILCKRCINVCRNVQEVGVINANYRGFRTVVSTAFDRSLNEVACTMCGQCIQACPVGALREKDSTDIVWKALADKNKYVVVQTAPAVRVALGEEFGLPIGTRVTGKMVTALKMLGFDKVFDTDTAADLTIMEEGTELINRIKNGGKLPLITSCSPGWIKFCEHYFPEFLDNLSTCKSPHEMFGAILKTYYAQKMGIDPANMFVVSIMPCTAKKFEAQREELAASGYPDVDAVLTTRELARMIKEAGIDFVNLPDSHFDDPMGDATGAGVIFGTTGGVMEAALRTVCEILTGKPLENIEITQVRGLEGIREAEIDIGTMKIKAAVAHGLANAKKLLEMVKNGEKEYHFIEIMACPGGCIMGGGQPIVPAKVKEKVDVAKLRASAIYDEDRSLPIRKSHENPTIKRLYDEFLGHPNSEKAHHLLHTHYRRRPLY, encoded by the coding sequence ATGGAGAAAGTAAATATAATAATAGATGGCAAGAAATTTCAAGTACCAAAAGATTATACTGTTCTGCAGGCAGCTCGTGAAGCAGGAGTTGAAATCCCGACTCTTTGTTATTTGAAAGGTATAAACGAAATTGGTGCTTGCAGAATGTGTGTAGTGGAAGTAAAAGGTGCGAGGAGCTTGCAGGCAGCCTGTGTTTATCCTGTATCAGAAGGTATGGAAGTTATCACTAACAGTGAAAGGGTAAGAAGAGCAAGAAAAGTCAATCTTGAGCTGATTTTGTCCAACCATGACAGAAGCTGTTTGACATGTGTAAGAAGTGGTAACTGTGAACTTCAAAAACTTGCTGAGGATTTGAATGTAAAGCAAATAAGATATGAAGGTGAAAATATAAGACGACCTCTTGACGACTTTTCACCTTCGGTTGTTAGAGATCCAAACAAATGCATACTCTGCAAAAGATGTATCAATGTATGTAGAAATGTTCAAGAAGTTGGTGTCATAAATGCAAACTACAGGGGATTTCGAACAGTTGTTTCTACTGCCTTTGACAGAAGTTTGAACGAGGTTGCATGTACAATGTGTGGCCAGTGTATCCAGGCTTGCCCTGTTGGGGCACTTCGTGAAAAGGATTCTACTGATATTGTATGGAAAGCTTTGGCTGATAAGAACAAGTACGTTGTTGTTCAAACTGCACCTGCTGTGAGAGTTGCACTTGGTGAGGAGTTCGGTCTTCCTATTGGAACACGTGTGACTGGCAAGATGGTAACTGCTCTAAAAATGCTTGGGTTTGACAAGGTATTTGACACTGACACAGCTGCAGACCTTACAATTATGGAAGAAGGTACAGAGCTTATCAATAGGATTAAAAATGGCGGAAAGCTTCCACTTATTACATCGTGCTCACCCGGATGGATTAAATTCTGTGAACACTACTTTCCAGAATTTTTAGACAATCTATCAACTTGTAAATCACCACATGAGATGTTTGGAGCAATCTTAAAAACATATTATGCACAAAAAATGGGAATTGATCCTGCCAACATGTTTGTAGTTTCTATAATGCCATGTACAGCAAAGAAGTTTGAAGCACAAAGAGAAGAACTTGCAGCAAGTGGTTATCCGGATGTTGATGCGGTACTCACAACAAGAGAACTAGCACGAATGATAAAGGAAGCAGGAATAGATTTTGTTAACCTGCCGGATAGCCATTTTGACGACCCAATGGGTGATGCAACAGGTGCCGGTGTAATCTTTGGAACAACAGGTGGTGTTATGGAAGCAGCACTCAGAACGGTGTGTGAAATTTTGACAGGAAAGCCACTTGAAAACATAGAAATTACACAGGTTCGTGGTTTAGAAGGAATAAGAGAGGCAGAAATTGACATTGGCACAATGAAAATAAAGGCTGCAGTTGCACACGGGCTTGCCAATGCAAAGAAACTGCTTGAAATGGTCAAAAACGGTGAAAAAGAATATCACTTTATAGAGATAATGGCATGCCCTGGTGGTTGTATAATGGGTGGAGGTCAGCCAATTGTTCCAGCTAAGGTAAAAGAAAAGGTGGATGTTGCAAAGCTCAGAGCAAGTGCTATTTATGACGAAGATAGATCACTGCCCATAAGAAAGTCTCATGAGAATCCAACCATAAAGAGACTTTATGATGAATTCTTGGGACATCCAAATAGTGAAAAAGCACACCATCTGCTTCATACTCACTACAGGAGAAGACCGTTGTATTGA
- a CDS encoding (2Fe-2S) ferredoxin domain-containing protein has translation MIKSIQELEQIRKKALEELEFRKQQGEGIRVVVGMATCGIAAGARPVMLKFVEEIQKRNLQNVTVVQTGCIGLCKYEPIVEVYEPNKEKVTYVKMTPEKVSRVVAEHIVNGKPVYEYTIGYEEAKEANK, from the coding sequence ATGATTAAATCTATTCAGGAACTTGAACAGATAAGAAAAAAGGCTTTAGAAGAGCTTGAGTTCAGAAAACAACAAGGAGAAGGGATAAGAGTAGTTGTTGGTATGGCAACATGTGGAATAGCAGCAGGTGCAAGACCTGTGATGTTAAAGTTTGTAGAGGAAATTCAAAAGAGGAACCTTCAAAATGTAACGGTTGTTCAAACAGGATGCATAGGTCTTTGCAAATATGAACCAATTGTAGAGGTTTATGAACCAAACAAAGAGAAGGTAACATATGTGAAAATGACTCCTGAAAAGGTTTCAAGAGTTGTTGCTGAACATATTGTGAACGGAAAACCAGTATATGAATATACAATTGGATATGAAGAAGCTAAAGAGGCAAACAAATAA
- the nuoF gene encoding NADH-quinone oxidoreductase subunit NuoF, with protein sequence MPLYRSHVLVCGGTGCTSGGSDKIYDAFLKEIESFNLKDEVQVICTGCFGLCAEGPIVIVYPEGAFYSRVADSDVKEIVEEHLLKGRIVKRLLYKESLEEGQIKSLNEVKFYKKQMRIALRNCGVINPENIEEYIAYDGYKALAKVLTEMTPEQVIDWVKRSGLRGRGGGGFPTGLKWEFAAKAPGNVKYVVCNADEGDPGAYMDRSILEGDPHSVIEAMAIAGYAIGSKQGYVYVRAEYPLAVKRLEIAINQAREYGLLGKNILGTDFEFDIEIRLGAGAFVCGEETALMTSIEGHRGEPRPRPPFPAVKGLWGKPTLLNNVETYANIPVIILKGPEWFASIGTEKSKGTKVFALVGKVNNTGLIEVPMGTTVREIVEDIGGGIPGGKKFKAVQTGGPSGGCIPASLMDTPIDFDSLTALGTMMGSGGMIVMDEDTCMVDIAKFFLEFTVDESCGKCPPCRIGTRRMLEILQKITSGNGTMEDIEKLEELAYSIKDSALCGLGQTAPNPVLSTLRYFRDEYEAHVKEKRCPAGACKALLRIVIDRDLCKGCGICAKNCPANAITGQIKKPFEIDQEKCIKCGVCIEKCPFKAISKKA encoded by the coding sequence ATGCCATTATACAGATCACATGTTCTTGTATGTGGTGGGACAGGTTGTACCTCAGGCGGGTCAGATAAGATTTATGATGCATTTTTGAAAGAAATAGAAAGTTTCAACTTGAAAGATGAAGTTCAGGTAATATGTACAGGATGCTTTGGGCTTTGTGCAGAAGGTCCAATTGTTATTGTTTATCCAGAAGGAGCATTTTACAGCAGGGTTGCAGATTCTGATGTAAAAGAGATTGTAGAAGAGCATCTTCTTAAAGGAAGGATTGTAAAGAGGCTTTTATATAAAGAGTCACTTGAAGAGGGTCAGATAAAGTCTTTAAATGAAGTCAAGTTTTACAAAAAACAGATGCGAATTGCCCTTAGAAACTGTGGTGTTATAAATCCAGAAAACATTGAAGAGTATATAGCATACGACGGATACAAAGCTTTAGCAAAGGTTCTGACAGAGATGACTCCGGAGCAGGTGATTGACTGGGTAAAAAGATCTGGTTTGAGAGGAAGAGGTGGTGGCGGATTCCCAACAGGTCTCAAGTGGGAGTTTGCAGCAAAAGCGCCAGGTAATGTAAAGTATGTTGTCTGCAACGCTGACGAGGGTGACCCCGGTGCGTATATGGACAGAAGTATCTTGGAGGGAGATCCACATTCTGTTATTGAAGCTATGGCAATTGCTGGTTATGCAATTGGTTCAAAACAGGGTTATGTTTATGTCAGAGCTGAGTACCCATTGGCTGTCAAGAGACTTGAGATTGCAATAAACCAGGCAAGAGAATATGGGCTTTTGGGCAAGAATATCCTGGGGACAGATTTTGAATTTGATATTGAAATAAGACTTGGTGCCGGTGCGTTTGTTTGCGGTGAGGAGACAGCTTTGATGACATCAATTGAAGGTCATCGTGGAGAGCCAAGACCAAGACCACCATTCCCTGCAGTAAAGGGACTCTGGGGAAAGCCAACACTTTTGAACAATGTTGAGACATATGCAAACATTCCGGTTATAATTCTCAAAGGACCAGAGTGGTTTGCTTCAATCGGAACAGAAAAGAGCAAAGGTACGAAGGTGTTTGCACTTGTTGGAAAGGTAAACAATACAGGGCTTATTGAGGTTCCGATGGGAACAACTGTAAGGGAAATAGTTGAAGACATTGGTGGTGGAATACCTGGTGGCAAAAAGTTTAAAGCTGTTCAGACAGGTGGACCATCTGGTGGATGCATTCCTGCATCTTTGATGGATACACCCATTGACTTTGACTCACTAACAGCTCTTGGGACAATGATGGGCTCGGGTGGAATGATTGTAATGGATGAAGATACCTGTATGGTTGATATAGCAAAATTTTTCTTAGAATTTACGGTTGATGAGTCATGTGGGAAATGTCCGCCATGTAGAATAGGAACAAGAAGAATGCTTGAGATTTTACAAAAGATTACAAGTGGCAATGGCACTATGGAAGATATTGAAAAGTTAGAGGAGCTTGCATATTCTATTAAAGATAGTGCACTTTGTGGACTTGGTCAAACTGCACCAAATCCAGTTTTGAGTACATTAAGATACTTCAGAGATGAATATGAAGCACATGTCAAAGAAAAGAGATGCCCTGCCGGTGCATGCAAGGCACTTTTGAGAATTGTAATAGACAGGGATCTTTGCAAAGGCTGTGGTATCTGTGCTAAGAACTGCCCTGCAAATGCTATAACCGGACAGATCAAAAAGCCGTTTGAGATTGACCAAGAAAAGTGTATTAAGTGCGGAGTATGTATAGAAAAATGTCCATTCAAGGCAATCTCCAAGAAGGCTTAA
- a CDS encoding rod shape-determining protein, translating into MGLIKSFYRDLGIDLGTANTLVHLRGKGIVVNEPSVVAVQKDTGKILAVGNEAKEMIGRTPGNIVAIRPLKDGVIADFYTTQVMLKYFMEKAYKKSLFGLKPRVVICVPSGVTEVERRAVEESAYKAGAKEVYIMEEPMAAAIGAGLPIDEPAGSMVVDIGGGTSEVAVISLGGIVTSKSLRIAGDEFDEAISNYIKKEYNLMIGDRTAEEIKINIGSAYPLEKEEWYEIKGRDLITGLPKTIKVSSSEIRDALKEPVMAIVDAIKQTLERTPPELAADIMERGIMLTGGGALLKGLDKLIKQETGLPVHIAERPLDCVALGAGKALEELETLQKVMINRSSR; encoded by the coding sequence ATGGGGCTAATAAAGTCATTTTATAGAGATTTAGGAATTGATCTGGGTACAGCAAATACATTGGTGCATCTACGTGGGAAAGGTATCGTTGTAAACGAGCCTTCTGTTGTTGCTGTTCAAAAGGATACAGGCAAGATTTTAGCGGTTGGTAACGAGGCAAAAGAAATGATTGGAAGAACGCCCGGGAATATTGTAGCTATAAGGCCACTAAAAGATGGAGTAATTGCAGATTTTTATACAACCCAGGTTATGCTAAAATACTTTATGGAAAAAGCATACAAAAAATCCTTGTTTGGTCTTAAACCCAGAGTGGTTATTTGTGTTCCATCGGGTGTTACTGAGGTTGAAAGAAGAGCAGTGGAGGAGTCAGCATACAAAGCAGGTGCGAAAGAGGTTTATATAATGGAAGAGCCGATGGCAGCTGCAATTGGTGCTGGGCTTCCTATTGATGAGCCAGCAGGCAGCATGGTGGTTGACATAGGTGGTGGGACATCTGAAGTTGCAGTTATTTCACTTGGTGGTATTGTAACCAGCAAATCTTTGAGGATAGCCGGGGATGAATTTGATGAAGCTATATCAAATTATATCAAGAAAGAATACAATCTTATGATAGGTGACAGAACGGCAGAAGAGATAAAAATAAACATTGGCTCAGCGTATCCACTGGAAAAGGAAGAATGGTATGAGATAAAGGGAAGAGATTTGATAACCGGACTTCCCAAAACCATCAAGGTCTCATCATCTGAAATAAGGGATGCTTTAAAAGAGCCTGTAATGGCAATTGTTGATGCTATAAAACAAACGCTTGAAAGAACCCCACCTGAGCTTGCAGCAGATATTATGGAAAGAGGAATAATGTTGACTGGCGGGGGAGCGCTTTTGAAAGGACTGGATAAACTGATTAAACAGGAGACAGGCTTGCCTGTTCATATAGCAGAAAGACCTCTTGACTGTGTGGCACTTGGAGCAGGAAAAGCGCTGGAGGAGTTAGAAACATTGCAAAAGGTTATGATCAATAGGAGCTCAAGGTAG
- a CDS encoding [Fe-Fe] hydrogenase large subunit C-terminal domain-containing protein, whose product MPFNLHSIMLDREKCRGCTNCIKKCPTEAIRVRNSKARIIDRRCIDCGECIRTCPYHAKYAVTNSLDDIKKYEYKVALPAPSFYAQFETDDINKLLQALLEIGFDDIFEVAKAAEIVTEFTKHFILHHKDKKPVISSACPAVVRLIQTKFPDLIDNILPLASPMEMAAYLAKKKINKQKGIDINKIGAFFISPCAAKMTYVKLPLGFERSYVDGVIAIKDIYGLVRSKLKSIKDVKPLSIASGKGIGWAASGGESLALGIDEYVNVDGIHNVIKVLEEIENGRLSNIVYFEGLACSGGCVGGPLTVENPYVAKNRIKKWSSKLADSAGTFEESTHQLINSLDVTIEDLLFTRELEANPVLELDSDIEEAMKKYERVNEILKILPGLDCGACGSPTCKTLAEDIVRGLANDTDCIFILRENIKELANKMVELSNKLPPSLERDEG is encoded by the coding sequence ATGCCTTTTAATCTTCATTCAATAATGCTTGACAGAGAAAAGTGCAGAGGGTGCACAAATTGTATTAAAAAATGTCCCACAGAAGCGATAAGGGTAAGAAATTCAAAGGCAAGAATTATTGACAGGAGATGTATTGACTGTGGTGAGTGTATACGGACATGTCCGTATCATGCAAAATATGCTGTTACAAATAGTCTGGATGATATAAAAAAATATGAATACAAAGTTGCATTGCCAGCTCCTTCGTTTTATGCCCAGTTTGAGACAGACGACATTAATAAACTTTTACAAGCTTTATTAGAAATAGGATTTGACGATATATTTGAGGTTGCAAAAGCAGCCGAGATTGTCACAGAGTTTACAAAGCATTTTATTCTACACCATAAAGATAAAAAACCTGTAATTTCCTCTGCATGCCCTGCAGTAGTGAGGCTTATTCAGACAAAGTTTCCTGATTTGATTGACAATATACTTCCTCTTGCTTCTCCAATGGAAATGGCTGCATATCTTGCAAAAAAGAAGATAAATAAGCAAAAAGGCATTGATATAAATAAAATAGGTGCATTTTTTATTTCACCGTGTGCGGCAAAGATGACTTACGTGAAACTGCCTCTTGGGTTTGAGAGGTCATACGTGGATGGAGTAATAGCTATCAAAGACATTTACGGGCTTGTTAGAAGTAAATTGAAAAGTATAAAAGATGTAAAGCCTCTTTCTATTGCATCTGGAAAAGGTATTGGCTGGGCAGCCTCTGGAGGAGAGAGCTTAGCCCTTGGAATAGATGAATATGTAAATGTAGATGGAATTCATAATGTGATAAAGGTTTTAGAAGAGATTGAAAATGGAAGGCTGAGCAATATTGTTTATTTTGAAGGGCTTGCATGCAGCGGCGGTTGTGTGGGTGGTCCGCTTACCGTAGAAAATCCGTATGTTGCCAAGAATAGAATTAAAAAGTGGTCTTCCAAACTTGCCGACAGTGCAGGAACATTTGAAGAGAGTACTCATCAACTTATAAATAGCCTTGATGTAACTATTGAAGACCTGCTATTCACAAGAGAGCTGGAAGCAAATCCAGTATTGGAGCTTGACTCTGATATTGAAGAGGCCATGAAAAAGTATGAGAGGGTAAATGAAATACTAAAGATTTTACCTGGACTGGACTGTGGTGCATGTGGTTCTCCAACATGTAAAACCCTGGCGGAGGACATAGTCAGAGGTCTGGCAAACGATACAGATTGTATATTTATTTTGCGTGAAAATATCAAAGAGCTTGCAAATAAAATGGTAGAGCTTTCTAATAAACTGCCACCATCACTTGAAAGGGATGAAGGTTAA